CACAAAATACATTCACATTCCAggcatttaacagacacccttatacagagaGACTtagattttatacaactgagcaattcaaggttaagggccttgctcaggggcccagcagtggtagcttggtggacctgggattcaaacccatgacctctCAATCAGTAatacaacaccttaacctctgaactaccacatccctgtctctgtaatgattaaaatatttttaactgcTATTTTAATAGGTAATTGACAACTTGACTATTGCTAATACGACCTATACaataataaatctatttaaaatgcAATCGATTCAATTCGCATCATGAACATCAGAATGATGTAAAATGTGATACCAGTGACTGTGGCATGGCTGCGCATCTGGTATTTTCATGCATTACACTATTGAGTTTATACAGAATTGGgcgaaaagaaagaaacaaacaaacagacacacaaataaacaaattgaaACTCAGTGAGCTATACTTATGAGGGTGGAAACACACTGTTGATGAGAGAGCtaagaggagaatggccagattgTTTCaaactgacaggaaggctatggCAAAAATACTTTTCACAACCATGTTAAGTAGAAATGCATCTCAGAACACTTTTCCAATGTTGTAGTTCATTCAAAAGAGCTTTGATGACCTAAGCAGAACAGATCATTTGAAATAGAATATATCAATTCTCCATTACAGTGGGTTTCAGAACAGATGTTGCCTGTTGTGCTGAATTCATGTTAGCGTTGAAAACATGAATGAAGGAACCAccaatatttaaattataaaagTGAAGATTTGGGGACATGTAAGGAACAGCAAGTTGGTTTGATGCAACCCTATATGCAGttttgatagagacttaaaatcACTTTTGTattttgctctggataaaggcatctgccaaatataaatgtacattttatcagCGTTTGACACAGCAAATTAAACGTGTTTAATCAATATTGTATGACGTTTCAAACATTTTAGccatttatagttatttttGATGTTGTGGAACATTTGTGAAACAAGTTGCTGCTATTACTTACAGTATTGCAGCTATAAATATATAGCAGACTTTCTGTCACCAGAGtctttttacttttctcttAAGAGAGTTAATAAGAGAGTTtcagaaaaccttttttttttttacatggagtGATTTTTCCAATGTTGTTGTAGCCTATCCACCTTAAGgttcaaaaaaacatttcagaatgcTTTTGCAGCCCTGAAATCTAAGTACAGGAATGTAAAGTTACAATGGACAAATTTCACCTTTGGATTTAAGGACTAGAAAAAGTATCCAGTGATATACAGATGATAAATTTGCTCCTTTTTATATGATGAATGTATTTACAATAACACTTATCTCATGAGCCTATTATTATACCTTACTTATTTTTTCTGCTTGGTATTACTTTCTTACACCCTACAGAGATGTCCTATTTTGGTCAAAATCTTATGGTAATAAAAGTCATCTTTTCTCCGTATTCAAAAGAAAATCCTTTCTCACTAGCCAaaatcaaaattatttttataatgtctTTGAATGTCTTTATGCTCACTGGGCCCTTGATTAGGCTGTAGACAGATCAAGTCATAACACTTCTTCTTGATGTAACAAGCATTAGTTTACTGAGGTTAGACACATAACACTCAAAGTAAGAAGTGATGTTTATGTTTAGGGCAGAACAGACGCCATACTATTTAATGTTCTCCAATTATCTGAACAGAGAGGAAAGAGTTTTGTTGAAGAACTTTTCTGAACAGAGCAAAACAGATAATTATAGATAGAACAATAGGTTATTTATCCATTATAGTGTGTTTCAGATCAGAAGTGGCAGCATTTTGTTAtgcttataccacagcactatGCTAGCAAAGtttcacttcattacacatcatacattttatccatttattgtgATATTTGATGTTGTTGAACTGTGGATTTATAAAACAAGTTTCTGCTATCACTATTATAGCGGCTATAAACGTCTTTCTGTcacctggattttttttctcctttcttgaagttaataagacaaaaatcaagaaaccaaaatataaaaatcactcagctttaataaatattctgttttaGAAAATGTAAAGTTCCATGGAGAAAAACACTAGAGACCCCGcccaaaaatgtaaaattaatgtCTCCTCACTAAAAACACCACAgtatcaacaattacacacatttatgtggAGCATGTGACATATAAGTCCATGTGTAATTAATACTATAGACTATAACTAAATAGACTATAGACTATAGATACtgtattaaattaaaaccattaaATGAAGATGCTTTGTCTTGCATCTGTCACTACAGACTGTTAAAGTCTGTTAGAAGATTAATAAGAATCATGAATTCAatagcactgtggtataaatgaataaaaaatggttTTACTGAGCCATGATTAAGGTTTTAATTTATGTTAGTGGATTTGAACCATTATTGTTCTTTAGTCCTATAGTTGCTCTCAATTTGTGCTGCTTGCTCCTTTGATTTCAAGTGGATCATCTTGTACTTGCTCTTCATATCTTCTAGTAATAACAGTGCCTTTTTATATTCATTCCTGTATATATCTTTTCCATGAAGAACTTTGTCTGTGTAAAGAAATGgacaataagaataataaataccATAAATCCTCTGTATAAGATTACAcaactttatataaaatatggtctaaaataaacacaatcactgttatatagaatatattataTCACATGTCATATAGCATAATTGTTCCCTTGCTCTCCTGTAAATACAGTACTAATGTCCAATGTGTCTAATGTGCTCAGTGTAGGAAAATAGCAATAACAACTGTGCAGCATGAATCCAGCTCAGTCCATCATACCCATCATACCCGGACTGCTCTGATAAGTGATGAGATAATAAAAGAACAGCTGCAATGCCAAACAGAGCACTTTCCAGTAAACCTATTTCTCAAGAGTTTCAACAGTTCATCTCTGACTCAAgcatatttattattgaatCGTGTTCAGTCTCCAGATTATTACATTTGTGTAACCTTAACTGATCAGGCCAGGTGGTGCAACAAGACAAATATTCAACAACATTGACCGGAAATATTCTGATACAAAAAAATCCTCTCTGAAAGTCCTGGAATGGAAGGgccaattattttgttttgctgtaCACTTtgagaacaaaagataaaagaCAACAGTTTTCTGCtttaatttcctgatatttacatctagacaTGTTGAACAATATAGAACAAGGAAACTTTGTGGTCAGACCAcccaattaaaatattatatataataatacttaCCACTCAATACATAAAATAAGAAGTCATGATTTTTAGTCGGAACAGACAGTAAATGTTCTCCAGTGATTAGAACAGAGATGTAATTGCTTGTGATGAACAGCTCTTTACAGCAGAACAgataattatactgtatataaaagcaTAGATTATTTCTCTATTACAGTGGGTTACAGAACAAAAGTGGCAGCATTGTGTTGAATTGTTATAAGACAGAGATGGAAATGTGTAAGAACCGCAAGAACCAccaagtgaaaaaataaagacgtagggacatgctgttatagaaaaacaatcaataaCAAGTTGTGCTTCCTGATGTGAATGAGAATTTTACCATtctaaagttgattatttttctatggCAACACATCCAGAGGTGTTATATTCCACTTATACCGCAGCAATTTGCTGGTAATTAAAAAAGGCTTCTACCTCCGGTCTCCTCTTACAGCCCTGTGCAGGTTGTTGCTGATGTCACTAACTGATGTTTTATAGGTTTTCCCTCACAGCTCTCACAATATTGTTTCTGCCATCAACTGTTTTCCTTGGATGACCTGTCTAGGTCTGGTTGTTAGTACAcatgtgatttctttctttttccataCCATTTCAAATTGTTGTACTGTTTATTTCTTGTGCAGttgctgctgttacagaaaattagtcaacaccatctgaccaatcaaaatgaAGAATTCAACAATGTGGTATAAATTCAATTATTTGTGGTATAAATAATtccatttaatttattatactcAAAACCCCAACCTGCAAACACAATGAATAAGAAACTATAGAACTGGCaacaaaaaaatgcactttTGCAATTTTGTCTAAATGAAATACTAAAGCTTACCAAGAGGGACTTCACTtattgttttcctttctttcatctctgtgagaatttttttaactttctctcCTTTCGGATTTTGTGGAAGCAAATTCTTTATCTGGAAAAAGAATATTTTACTttgttaacaaacaaacaaacaaacaaacaaacaatcaaacaaacacaccaacCAAAATCTCAAATCATTGTTCTCCGTTTTTAGTCAGCCAAGACCTGTTTGGTGTCTGAAGTTTgcttctttaattgttcttccAGAGCTACAATCTACGGTGGCatagaagtgcaaaacaaatccTTATGTAGCTAACAATTAGCAAAACCACTTGGAACCCCTTCAAACTGAATATCTAAGTCATCACACCAGCACCTCAAACCATGGTTACGTTAATAATTATGTTTTCAAACCAAGAAACGTTAAATGATCTTTAGTAAGAAACTGTATtatatctatattattattatcatcatcaccataatGCCATGCTAtgagctattttttttaatcaaatgatAACACCAGAAATTAACCCAGCTTGTGttcaaagaaaattaaaatggaGAAGATATTCTGCTTTGAGTCTCCCTTCAACTTCTCCCCTAGATGGCATCATTGAGCATGTTTTTGGTAAATCTTTAAAGAGACTAAACCAGACAAGTGCAAATCctgcaaaaacaacaaactagCTTCAGTCCTAGAGGGATAAAGTCTATCTGAATTGGGTGATTTCTGTGTTCTGTGATATAACTGTGCATAGCTTCAGTAGCAGACACAGGAATAGATTTGGACATTTCTGTTGTGGCAGCATTACCAGTAACCTTATGAGCTTCTGAGTTTCGGAATTTTGACATTTACTACTATACATTGTTCTGAAGACTACAGACTGTATCTGCgtaaaatctgaaaacaaatctgGTTAGCCACAAATGAAAGAGAACAAAGGCTATTTAAAGATTTCATATCAATTCCAATGAAAGGCTGCCACTTACCCCTGCATTTGTAATTAAATCTACTTTTAGAAAACAACATTActgtaaaattttattattttaagtttGCAATGGGAAATTTTAAAGGATCTTTCTTTGATTATCCGGATCATCTACATCAGTCTGTCTCATCGACTGAGGTAAAGGTCTCTCACAGCATTTAAACACGAGCATTTTTCTATGGCATGTAACTATCTAACAACTTGATCAAATAATGATATTCACTGTATGAGACAATCACAACTTAGGTTGTTAGGTAAGGCTAAATAATATagtttcttactttttttgGTTGTTCTTTATATGGTCTCTGTAAATTTGCTTTGGAATCTCTGTACACAAGCAGGTTCTTCAGCATGTACTCCAAAGCTTTAACGGTCTGCTGTATTCCTGACAAGCCATAAAAAAAGCCATAAATATTACCTCCTTAAATATTACCTTATCATCATGGCTTATTAAGGCCATCACTTACCAACAGGCTCAGGCCTGTCTAAGTCCAGGTTATCATCTAGCAGATCTTCATAACCAAGGAGCTTCTCAGGGCATTGTTTATCATCATTTCTTCCAAGATGTGTGCTGTCTGCTGACTGCTCTGTTTTGTCCTGATACTGAAGTTCTAGCAAATCATTTACCTTTGGGAACTATAACAAAATTAAGAGTAACATCTTCATTTTGAATCAGCAATTCAGGCTGATAATCCCAAAAAAACCAGATACTGCCCCAACTGCTATACAGTTTTAATTACATGATCAAATACCTCTGCTCGTGTAATACTTCCACTGTATCAGCTATTCCATTTTTTCATAATTCCCATAATTAAAGCTAAATCACCTCTGTTACAAAGAATGTTTCCTCATTTTGCTGACTCTCGCTGTGAATTTCTGCATTTTCCCTTTCCAAAGGATTTGATTCATTGAAAGCAGTGACATTCTCCTTCTCTATCTCCTTCTTCATCTCATCGGTGTTGGTACATGGAGAGCTGAGAAGCAATGTGTCAGAGCACTTGGAATCTGATGTCTGTTGTCTGTTTAGTTCTTTAGAACCACTGTCTGTAGAAGGGACTTCTGAAGCACACAAGGCCTCTGTGATCGAGGAAACCTTTCGTACCTTTGGGATTTTGGTTTGTACCTGAATTTGTAAGAGGAAAAGATGAATGTAACATTTTGGAGCTACAGTACTGTCTAACTTCAGACCACTTAGATCTGAGAATTCATCAGAGGCCTAAAGGAAATATTAGAcccataaatggataaataaccTTTCTTTTAGGCTTGACAGGGAGCACAAGCTGTGGCTTTACATCTGACTTCTTACGTCTTTCATCTGACTTCTTACGTCTTATTTTAATACCAAGTCTGTCTTGAAGAAACCAAGTCAACATTGGTGGATCACCTAAAACAAAGACATaatagaaatttttttttaaactttatagcattaaattgaaattaaattatagcattaaaaaaatattgaacgCACTAACAGCTTACCACTCCTCTGTGTAGTCAGTGGGTTTGAGTGGATAACAAGCTCGCTAAGGAAAGGAAGCAATGCTACAGCCAACAATGCCTCTTCTTCATATATCtggaaaattaataaatatataaacaaataattacacCTCTTACAccactgtttttttaatatactaaaTCTATGACAGCTGGAAGCTGATGGTAAACAGACCTTATTTTTTGCCAGATTCAGATATCGAAGTTCTGGTAATGGTGGACAGAAATCTTCCTCATTTtcctaaaaatgaaattaaatcaaaAGAAGAAATTCTACTgacaataaaaaagatttttgaaataatgaattaaatatgtataaCAGAATGATATTAATACCAACTGTGATGATTTCATATcagtatttatattaaaagGTTTCTGTTGGTTCCCTTGTGAATCAGAGCAGACTGAGTGGCaggaattaaagaaaaagaaaagagagaattaATGGAAAGTCAAGGGCTTCCAATGGagtatcattatatataaaatcatggcattttttgtttgtgagcACTGAATCACCTGGCACCTGTAGCAGAGGTGTCGGCTGAAGGTAAGGAACTTCAGAGATGGCGTTTCCTTCTAGATTTAAATGCTGAAGCCTGAAATAATATAAGCAAAGAGTATTAATAGTttagaaattaaaattattaaaaaaaaacgttcaaATAAGTGAAAAACTATTATAGTtatcataataatatatttttataccacATTTATGTTGTACTTTTTCTAACTGGACAGAAGGTAAATAATATTCAATAACAGCTCATGACAGGTTATATAAATGTACTTAAATAGTTTGCAGTGTAACATGACAAGttgcatttttgtcttattaactacAGGAATGTGAAAAAACAGAGCTATAGCtgcttatagctgctgtaatgatAACAGGAATTTATTTCACAGGAAACTTGATTATTGATAGTATATATGGATATATTGCTAAGCATCTTTCAATCATAGCCTCAAATAATGTATTGGAAATTGTACACAATTCAGAATGATGAAATTAAACCTTATATACAGATACATTATACATTTCAGAATAATTACTAAAATATAcctttaacataacatttaacataaaatcTCCTTGTTGCTGGGGTCTTAACCTTAAGGGTCAATTTTCTGGatctttatttttgtatctTTCACTTGAAAATTTTCATGTAATGTTCATTTAAGAATGCCTGAACCATAGTTACTTTTAAGAGTGAAGTTTTTAGGTTAAAGTTAATCAATGTACAAATTATCATCAGAAACAAGGAAAGTGCAGTTTATTTATCCCCTTTTTCTGAATGTGCATCAATGCAAAAGTACTTCTTTCAACCAAAACATTCCTAGCATGACAGTGATGGAAAATCTAACCTTTCTAGATTTGAAAGACTTCTGAAGACACATGAAGTCAGTTTATTATCATCCAGCATCAACACTTCAAGAGTCTGAAACAACGTACTGGACTCTGGTGCTCTGTTGAAGTCaatttaaagttttattgtGCAAATACACTATTAAATAGAAAACACTAgattgtaaaaaaacaaaaaaaaacccaaaaaaaaacaaaacaaaacaaaaaaaacaacaccacgtACACATCACCATCGGGAGTATTAGAGCCAGCCATATCAGGCGGAAGTGTCTGCAGATTGTTTCCGGTCAAATGAAGCACTTTTAATCTTGGTAGAAGGCCAATGGCTAATATACCGCTACTTGATAAATTATTGTAGGAGAGGTCCAGGACCTataccaagaaaaaaaaaacttaaaaagatttttaataaaatatcttttagTTAAAGGTAGAAGAAAATAGTAAAGTTTGAGAAACCCTGTGCTAAGCAACAAACCTTTTCAGCAATAAAACTTTTCAGACCAGCATGGAATTAAAGCTAATCATGTCAGATTCTGATTTCTATAGCATTTATTACAGGCATAATACCTACCTCTAATCTAGGAAAATCTACAGCATTAACTTCCACGGTGCTGAGACCATTCAACAACAACTCCAGCTCCCTCAGTGCAGGAAACCTGCTAAAAGCCTCTAAAAGTATCAGATAAACACCATATGGGTTTGATCAACGGCCAAATCTGGTAATTGATTTTTCTAAAATCCCACAAATTGTTTttccattatatattatattttaataatagtgTCAAACATGATTGAAATAGAATATTCTTCATGATATGAAAAGTAAAAGTATATTACCTAGGGTTAAAAAGTTGTCAGAAGCATTAATGTAAGCAACACTATCAAATTGCTCCAACCCTTCAAGTGTAACCTGTCCAAACAAAGATGAATCAGATCAGAGGAAACTGAAATTGAGAAAACCAAACCAAATCTGTCCTACCGACTCCAGCTTTCTTTCACTTATGTCCACAGAGCAGAGATCAGACGGTCTGTCCACACAGTGCAGAGCCATCTGGAGAAGAATAAGAGAAGTACACATCATATTCAGTTCAAATTTTAAACAGTAAATAGACTATTAAAAAGAAAGCATAGGTTGTACAGGTATGAGCCTTTTCAATCcagcacacatcacatacaATCAGTTACTGCACACTTACAGAGTGACCTGGATGATAAATGGTGATAAATGGAGTGCATTTTTAAAACTGTGATGGATAATGAACAAATGCTGGCAGTCATTCTCACCAAAATCTCTCCATTTAAAGTGTTTCCAGAATGTTTTAGTGTTCTTTGCCCAAGTCTTTCACATTCATACTGACCCGACGGTCTTGTGCAAGAGTGTTTTAATGATGTTGGTTGCTTAAGGATCTTATATCGGTCCTCCACACTCACTCTTTGGGCAATTAACCAATGCCCTGCTCCTTTAAagagaaaacaataataacttTGAACAATTGGCATCCCAAACAGCTGTAGTGTATAAAGACTGAGTTGCATTTTTGTgctcccaatgaccaatcactgttcTCCATTGTTGTCAATCACTAGTCATTATTCCGTGATAACCATTATTCCTAGTAAttaatcactgatcacagtTTGCCCTACGCACACACTTCTAAAATAGTTtcttatatttacagtaataaaagtgAGTCATTCCATGTATATCCTTTTCTCTATTTATATTTGAAACTATTCActatcaattttattttctgcattCTTGATGTTTGGTTAAGAAACATCATATTTTGTTGTActctatacattcattcattcattctttcattcatcttctaccgcttatccgaactacctcgggtcacggggagcctgtgcctatctcaggcgtcatcgggcatcaaggcaggatacaccctggacggagtgccaacccatcgcagggcacacacactctcattcactcacgcaatcacacactagggacaattttccagagatgccaatcaacctaccatgcatttctttggaacggggaggaaaccggagtacccggaggaaacccccgaggcacggggagaacatgcaaactgcacacacacaaggtggaggtgggaatcaaaccccgaccctggaggtgtgaggcggacgtgctaatccctaagccaccgtgacc
This genomic interval from Tachysurus vachellii isolate PV-2020 chromosome 17, HZAU_Pvac_v1, whole genome shotgun sequence contains the following:
- the xrra1 gene encoding X-ray radiation resistance-associated protein 1, which codes for MAGLGVYKLDNGESFPTNCFPIRSFHQSKEGAGHWLIAQRVSVEDRYKILKQPTSLKHSCTRPSGQYECERLGQRTLKHSGNTLNGEILMALHCVDRPSDLCSVDISERKLESVTLEGLEQFDSVAYINASDNFLTLEAFSRFPALRELELLLNGLSTVEVNAVDFPRLEVLDLSYNNLSSSGILAIGLLPRLKVLHLTGNNLQTLPPDMAGSNTPDGDVAPESSTLFQTLEVLMLDDNKLTSCVFRSLSNLERLQHLNLEGNAISEVPYLQPTPLLQVPGDSENEEDFCPPLPELRYLNLAKNKIYEEEALLAVALLPFLSELVIHSNPLTTQRSGDPPMLTWFLQDRLGIKIRRKKSDERRKKSDVKPQLVLPVKPKRKVQTKIPKVRKVSSITEALCASEVPSTDSGSKELNRQQTSDSKCSDTLLLSSPCTNTDEMKKEIEKENVTAFNESNPLERENAEIHSESQQNEETFFVTEFPKVNDLLELQYQDKTEQSADSTHLGRNDDKQCPEKLLGYEDLLDDNLDLDRPEPVGIQQTVKALEYMLKNLLVYRDSKANLQRPYKEQPKKIKNLLPQNPKGEKVKKILTEMKERKTISEVPLDKVLHGKDIYRNEYKKALLLLEDMKSKYKMIHLKSKEQAAQIESNYRTKEQ